In a single window of the Rhodamnia argentea isolate NSW1041297 chromosome 2, ASM2092103v1, whole genome shotgun sequence genome:
- the LOC115747926 gene encoding WUSCHEL-related homeobox 4, protein MKVHQFARGFFELEPTTLTLGCKRLRPLVPKLPHQTDVVSAAAAFVDIKSFIRPESGPRRPGSSSDDKRDPPQVETHPGGTRWNPTQEQIGILEMLYRGGMRTPNAQQIEQITAQLSKYGKIEGKNVFYWFQNHKARERQKQKRNSLGLAHCSRTPTTAVAIAAVTLNTSKGSEGEIRGEEDSPYKRKCRSWGFDFSEAEEDVSRSSSSSYRDEDEAAHCRTLELFPLHPEGR, encoded by the exons ATGAAGGTTCATCAGTTCGCACGTGGATTCTTTGAGCTCGAACCCACCACCCTCACGCTCGGCTGCAAGCGCCTCCGCCCCCTCGTTCCGAAGCTCCCCCACCAGACCGACGTGGTCTCGGCCGCCGCCGCATTCGTCGACATCAAGAGCTTCATCCGCCCCGAGAGCGGCCCGCGGAGGCCCGGCTCCTCGTCCGACGACAAGAGAGACCCTCCTCAG GTGGAAACACACCCGGGAGGGACACGTTGGAACCCCACGCAAGAGCAGATCGGGATACTCGAGATGCTGTACAGAGGGGGGATGAGAACTCCCAACGCGCAGCAGATCGAGCAGATCACGGCACAGCTCAGCAAGTACGGGAAGATCGAAGGCAAGAACGTGTTCTATTGGTTCCAGAACCACAAAGCCCGCGAGAGGCAGAAGCAGAAGCGCAACAGCCTCGGCCTCGCTCACTGCTCGAGAACCCCCACCACGGCCGTCGCCATCGCCGCTGTAACTTTGAACACCAGTAAG GGATCAGAAGGAGAGATTAGAGGGGAGGAAGACAGTCCATACAAGAGGAAGTGTAGAAGCTGGGGATTCGACTTCTCGGAAGCAGAAGAGGATGTGAGcaggtcatcatcatcatcatacaGAGATGAGGACGAAGCAGCTCACTGTAGAACTCTGGAGCTCTTCCCATTACACCCGGAAGGCAGATGA